From the Symmachiella macrocystis genome, the window GGTCGTGGGAAGTGGTGGCTACGCTTGATGGATCGACTCCAATTGAAGACGAATATGACTCGTATTATCTCAGAGATACCCAATTTTCGCCTGACGGTCGAGCGATCGTCACTGCTGGTCACTTGTACAATAAGGGCAAGGGTCGCAACGACCGGCCGGGACGTGTCCGTATTTGGGACGTTGCAAAGCGAGACCTCACAATGGAGCTGTCAACAGGACGACTGCAGAGTTCTGCCGCGTTTTCGCATCGCGGTCAGTATGTGGCGGTTGGCAGCATGTCGCGGCTGGACGTCTGGAACGCACAATCTGGCAAGCAGTTTTACGGTGAAAATCAGCAAACTGGTTCATCCTCAACGGCGATGAGCTTTTCACCCGTTGATTCCATTTTCGCCTATGCAGACGGTGTGCGGAGGGTCCGTATATTTCGTGTCATCGAGGAATGATCGAGTCGCAGTCGTTGAAGTGACAAAGGACGCGTGGTCCCAAAATAATGACGGACGAAAGTTGAACGACGAAATGAAGTTCGGCGAAAAAACGTTGGGAAGAACTGTTGCCGGAAGTGACCGTTACCAGGAGGCAAAATCACTTCAATCCGCCTGTTTTTCCGGACGCTGAGCGCATGCATCACATGCAAGGTCGATTAGAAGATTCACGCTCTGCGCGTTCGTACCATTGAATCAACCCGCCGAGTCGTTCGCGGCGAACGATGTCATCGAGTACGGTCGTATTCTTCTCGGGTGGCGAAGCAGTGCACAAGTGAACTGCCGGATCAGTTCGTTACGGGTGCATCGTGTGAGCAGAAAGAGCAGCGGCTGGAAAACGCGTCCCATCCTGGTAGAATCCCTTCAGATTCAGCGGTTTCCTGGGGGTGTTCAAAACTATTGATACACCGCTGAGACGCTCGCCGCACGCGGTTGACGGGCCAAAATTGACCCTCCCGACGCATTGACCATCGCTGGTCCGCAGATTCCGCCCAGATTGCCGCCGTGAATTTGCGCGCGGGCTGTTAACCCGCTGCAAAAAAGTTCGAAGAGGGTTGGTTACGTTTCGAGCCACCGTGACGGACTCGATCTTTTGTAAACCCTTGCTACTACTGGGTTTCAAAAAACAGACCCAAAGAGCATGGTTACGAAGAGGGTTTGGCACGGGGAGGCGTTTCGCGTTTCTAACCTTTGTTTGCAGAGGTTTGCCACGCTATTGTTGCCCAGAGAAAACTCTCTGTTCCTAACGAGAGCAACTGGGGTCCGAAAGGAACCCGTAAGGTTCCTCCCGCACCCCGGATTTTCGGGCCAAAACTCTCGGACTCTCGAATTAACAGGGGCTTGGAGTTAACAACCTGGTCCCTTTCGGGGGCTGGTTTTGTCACTGCGAACCGACATAGGATATGTGTGACTTTGGCAATGGTGGTCATTTCTCGGTCGTTAAATCGCACGATTCTGCGTGGGAATCCGTGTTTCCGCACATCGCAGTGAAAAATCACATCGGTTGGTGGCGGGGCGCGTTTGATTGGCTGACAACCGACAGTGGCTATTAAGTGGAAATGGGTTCGTAAGTGGAAATGGGTTCGGGGCATCTTTGCCATGCCAGATCCAGGGCGCATTGTCGGGCGGGTTCCGAGATCATGGTGTCCCCCTTGAGCATCTCGCCCACGTTTTTTAGTGCCAAGTCTCGGGAAAACAGCGACTTGATCAATTCGGCAGCGGCGAGCTCAGTTCGCAGGTCGGTCGTTCGTGGACGCGCACCGCAAACCGAATCTAGGCAAGGATACCTGTGTCTTTATTCAATCTCCTGATCACTTCGGAATTCCGAAGGTGTATAGCCGGACATCCGTTTGAAGGCACGGACAAAGTTTGCTGGGGCTGAATAGCCGAGTTCGACGGAAATCTCACTGACGGATGTGCAGGAACCCAACAGCATTTCAGATGCTCGATCAAATCGAATGCGGTCAAGAAGTTCTCGGTAGGTGGTCCCACCGTCAAACAGGCGCCGCTTAAGCGTCCTGACATTTACTCCGGTGATTTCCGAGGCCAATTCGAGCGAAGGCGGATGTGAGTATCCAAATCGCGACTCGATGAGCCGGTGGAGCGATCTAACGAAGCTCGTCGACTGATCGACTTCCTCGTGACTCGCCTGCTGTACTTTTGACCGCCACGAGCCAATGGTTTTGCGGCTGAGAAATTTCGCCGGGAACGCGATGGCGTTTTCAGTGCATTCGAATGCAGCTTGGCAGTCTTCGAAACCCTGCACCTTGTTTAGGGAACGAGCCTGCTTGGCTTGCAACCGGATTCGCTGTGGGCGGTATTTTTTGTCGGCAACCGATCGCAGTAGCCCGGCCAAGATCATCACCGACGCGTGCTGGCCGATAGCGCGACCTTCGCTAGGGACATCGTCAAGAATGCGGTTACACAGCCACGCTTCATTGCCGTTGTGCTCTATCCAGAACTGGTTGCCTTCAAACGCACGGGCAGCGAGACGCGAAAAAGTGCCCAGAGCATCGCTCACAGTTCCAGTCGTGCGAATAGCGTGTCCCATGGAACCGAGATCGTCGAGTTGGAAATCCATAAAAGCAGCGAAGCCGATTTCATCACATCGCTCCCGGTGAACCACGTCCGCAAGGAAGCTATAAACTTGTCGCTTACTGATCCAGCCACCGGATTCAATGACTTCGCCAGGTATATGATTCAGATCCAAATAACGTTCAGTGATCGCACCGTTCTGATCAAGCCAAGAGACAACGGGTTTGAGAATACTTGCGTCAATGAGTGGAAGGGTTTTCGGCATAAGACGCGACTCGGAAAGTGGCCCCAAATGATAATGGCGAAGTGACTTACTCAAGTGTAACATATTGAGTCGATGTCTCTCACACCACCCTTGCCGTTCCATCTAAAGACTGAATCAAATCGGGAAACGGTTATGGAACCACTAAAGGGGGTGCTTTGAAATAATATCACGACCACGTTTGGAATGAAGGAAGACTGGGGAACAATTGATTGACCGCCGTGCTTGGCATACACGGTCGTTTGCTGCGGCGATCCGGTTCGCGTCCATCGAATCTAACGGGCAGTCGCCAACATTATTCTGCCTGTTCTACGACCTGAGGGGAGATTGAAATGCGAGGTTTTGTGTTCCAGACGTTATTTCGGTTGATCTGCCTAACGATTGCATTGACGAACTATTCGCCTGCCATCGGGCAAGAAGCGTCTGATTCCCCACCGCAGGCGAGAACCTCTTCCAGCGCGAAAATCCCAGTGGACCATCTCCAGGTAATCTTGCGTCCTCTGACAAAA encodes:
- a CDS encoding AraC family transcriptional regulator, with the translated sequence MERQGWCERHRLNMLHLSKSLRHYHLGPLSESRLMPKTLPLIDASILKPVVSWLDQNGAITERYLDLNHIPGEVIESGGWISKRQVYSFLADVVHRERCDEIGFAAFMDFQLDDLGSMGHAIRTTGTVSDALGTFSRLAARAFEGNQFWIEHNGNEAWLCNRILDDVPSEGRAIGQHASVMILAGLLRSVADKKYRPQRIRLQAKQARSLNKVQGFEDCQAAFECTENAIAFPAKFLSRKTIGSWRSKVQQASHEEVDQSTSFVRSLHRLIESRFGYSHPPSLELASEITGVNVRTLKRRLFDGGTTYRELLDRIRFDRASEMLLGSCTSVSEISVELGYSAPANFVRAFKRMSGYTPSEFRSDQEIE